One genomic region from Streptomyces sp. NBC_00582 encodes:
- a CDS encoding aldehyde dehydrogenase family protein, with protein sequence MVFPTEKEVVTRNPATGEVLGRYATHDRAAVEGALAQTHAAAARWRATGLAQRLTLLRDIGKLLLERRDDYAALITAEMGKPISESLAEIDKCAWNCSVVAEKAPEWLADHEVEAGRSRSWLSYEPLGVVFAVMPWNYPFWQVIRFGAGAVAAGNAVLLKHGPDVTGAALAIEELFADAGAPPGLLRSVVVAAPDVPEVSELIIRDPRIAAVTLTGSERAGTAVASVAGSAVKPSVLELGGSDPFVVLADADIEAAAAAAVTSRFGNVGESCIAGKRFIVHEAIADAFVAAFVDRVGMLKAGDPTLPSTTLGPMARADLREGLLRQIQETVAQGATLVTGGEALDGPGNFVAPTVLDHVTPGMTAFVEETFGPAAAVVRARDDEHAVELANDTAFGLGCAVWGVTEHALAVGRRIRSGALFVNSVVASDPRLPIGGIGRSGYGRELSAEGIREFTNVRTVVVA encoded by the coding sequence GCGACCCACGACCGGGCAGCCGTCGAGGGGGCGCTGGCCCAGACCCACGCCGCCGCCGCGCGATGGCGTGCCACCGGGCTCGCGCAACGCCTCACCCTGCTGCGCGACATCGGCAAGCTGCTGCTCGAACGCCGCGACGACTACGCGGCGTTGATCACCGCCGAGATGGGCAAGCCGATCTCCGAGTCCCTCGCCGAGATCGACAAGTGCGCCTGGAACTGCTCGGTGGTCGCCGAGAAGGCTCCCGAATGGCTCGCCGACCACGAGGTCGAGGCCGGCCGGTCGCGCTCGTGGCTCTCGTACGAGCCGCTCGGCGTCGTGTTCGCGGTGATGCCGTGGAACTACCCGTTCTGGCAGGTGATCCGGTTCGGCGCGGGCGCCGTCGCCGCCGGGAACGCCGTGCTGCTCAAGCACGGCCCGGACGTCACCGGGGCCGCCCTCGCGATCGAGGAGCTGTTCGCCGACGCGGGCGCGCCGCCCGGGCTGCTGCGGTCCGTGGTCGTCGCGGCGCCGGACGTGCCCGAGGTCAGCGAGCTGATCATCCGGGACCCGCGGATCGCCGCGGTCACCCTCACCGGAAGCGAGCGGGCGGGAACGGCGGTCGCCTCGGTCGCCGGCTCCGCCGTCAAGCCCTCCGTGCTCGAACTCGGCGGCTCGGACCCGTTCGTCGTGCTCGCCGACGCGGACATCGAGGCCGCGGCGGCGGCGGCCGTCACCTCCCGCTTCGGGAACGTCGGTGAGAGCTGCATCGCGGGCAAGCGGTTCATCGTGCACGAGGCGATCGCCGACGCGTTCGTCGCCGCCTTCGTCGACCGGGTCGGGATGCTGAAGGCCGGCGACCCGACCCTGCCGTCGACCACGCTGGGCCCGATGGCCCGGGCGGACCTGCGCGAGGGCCTGCTGCGCCAGATCCAGGAGACCGTGGCGCAGGGCGCCACCCTGGTGACCGGTGGCGAGGCGCTCGACGGGCCAGGCAACTTCGTCGCGCCGACCGTCCTCGACCATGTCACCCCGGGCATGACCGCCTTCGTCGAGGAGACGTTCGGGCCCGCGGCGGCGGTGGTCCGGGCCCGCGACGACGAGCACGCGGTCGAACTGGCCAACGACACGGCGTTCGGGCTCGGTTGTGCCGTGTGGGGCGTCACCGAGCACGCGCTCGCGGTGGGCCGGCGCATCCGGTCGGGCGCCCTCTTCGTCAACTCCGTGGTGGCCTCCGATCCGCGGCTGCCGATCGGCGGCATCGGCCGCAGCGGCTACGGCCGGGAGCTCTCGGCCGAAGGCATCCGCGAGTTCACCAACGTCCGTACGGTGGTGGTGGCGTG